One candidate division WOR-3 bacterium genomic window, TCTTTGAATATTTTGATAAAGCTTATGTCAATGGTTTCAATTGTATTTGCAGGGTTTGTTGTTAAATACTCTTTAATAAGGTTTTTGATAAAATGACAAATCCAGGTGAGATAAAGCTTATTAGCGGCAGTAATTCAAGAAAGTTGATGGAAGCAATTGCTGATTACTTGAAAATTGAGCCATGTGCCTATGAAGTGACCAGATTTAAAGATGGCGAAATCCGGGTTCAAATAAAGGAAAGTGTAAGAGGGCACGATGTCTTTATAATTCAGTCAACGGAGCCCCCTGCCGATAATTTACTGGAACTTTTGCTTTTGGTTGATGCTGCAAAAAGGGCTTCCGCAAAGCGGATTACAGCGGTTATCCCGTACTTTGGTTATGCAAGGCAGGATAGGAAGGATCAGCCAAGGGTTCCCATTTCTGCTAAGCTTGTGGCCAATTTGATCCAGGTCGCAGGAACTTCGAGGGTCTTGACCTTAGACCTCCACGCCGATCAGATTCAAGGGTTTTTTGACATCCCTGTAGATAACTTATATGCTACCCCCGTTTTTAAAGAGTATTTCAAGAATCTTGATCCTTCTATGGATATAGTAGTTGCTCCAGATGTAGGTGCTACAAAGAGGGCAAGGGCAGTGGCTCGTCGGCTTGGCGATGTCCCAATTGCGCTAATAGATAAAAGAAGGCCTGAACCTAATAAAGCTGAAGTAATGAATATTGTGGGTGACGTAAAAGGAAAGAGGTGTCTTATCGTAGATGATATTATTGATACGGGAAATACGCTGGTGGAGGCTGCGAGGGCTTTGTTAAGTAGCGGAGCTTCTGAGGTGAAGGCGGTTGCAACCCATGCACTCTTCTCTGATAATTGTGTAGAAAAATTGGAAAATTCAGATCTTTCAGAAGTAGTAGTCACAGATTCCATTCCAAGGGCTTACCATGTTAAGAGCAACAAAATAAAGATACTATCTGTTGCACCTTTGATAGGTGATGCAATTAGGAGAATACATGAGGAGCAGTCAGTAAGCTCTTTATTTATATAAATTACAAGGAGGATTCTATGGAACTGGAAGTAAAGATTAGGGAAAAAACGGGAAAAGAGGTTTCAAAAAAACTTAGAAAAAATGGCTGGATTCCTGCTGTAGTATATGGTGCCCACGAAGAGAATTTGCACATAAGTGTCCCGTTAAAGGAACTCCACGAACTTATAAAAGAGACCCATGGCGAAGCTAAGATTGTTAAGCTCAAAGCTGAAGACATCGAGAAAGATGTTTTGTTGAAACACGTTGATAGGGATCCTGTTACCGGAGAGATAATCCACGCCGATTTCCAGGTCATTCATAAAGGTGAGGAAATACATGTTGATGTACCTTTGGAAATACAGGGTACGGCAAAGGGTACTAAGGTGGGTGGAATTCTGGAAGTTTTGCATTGGCATATACCCGTCCGTGGTGAGATTAGCAAAATACCACCCCAAATAACCATAGATGTTTCAGAACTCGATATTCATGATTCAATCCATGTGAAGGATCTGAAAATAGAAGGTGTTAAGATACTTCTCCATGCAGATGAACCTATCGTTACGGTTATACCTCCAAAGAGGATGGAGGAGGTAAAGGCCGAAGCACCCGCTGAGGAAGCTGCAGGAACTGAAGGTGAAGAGGAGAAGAAAGAAGAAAAGTAAGAAAAGCTTATTCTTTGATTGTGAGAATATTTTTAGTCGGAATTGGAAACCCAGGCCGAACATATAGGTTCACGAGACACAATATAGGGCAATTGTTCGTTGATTTTGTCGCAGGAGCCCTTGATGTGAGTTTTCAGCCGGGTAAAGGTGAATATGTGTATGCAAAAAAAGGAGACCTTTTTCTATTTAAAAGTTTAACTTATATGAATCTCTCGGGACTTGCCGTTAAGAGTATTGTTGATGATTTTGAGGTTGAGATCGCTCAAGAACTTTTTGTGTGTCATGATGACCTCGATATGGAACCGTTCAATGTGAAGGTGAAGTATGACGGTGGTTCCGGTGGCCACAGGGGAATAGAATCTTGTATATATCATTTGGAGACTCTCGATTTTTACAGACTAAAATTTGGAATAGGTAAGCCTAAGGGTATTGATCCGAAAGATTACGTACTTTCTCAGCTGTCTGATGATGAATTGAATAAATTCAAGGATTCCTTTAAGATTGCTCTTGAAGGGATTCAGGTTATGCTGAACGAAGGGCGGGAGAAAGGTATTACCTTTATCAACACCTACGGTAGGAGAATGAATGATGGATGACCTCAATTTCAGGTTTTTTTACGATAAAGGCATGAAGCTTTACAAGGAAGGGAAACTTTTTGAAGCCCGTTCCTTTTTAAGGAGGGCCTATCTAATATGGCCTTGGAATCAGAAGTTAGAAAAGGTGCTAAAAGAAATTGAGGATAAGTTGCTAAATGAAAGTAAAAGCCTGATTAAACCAGGGGAGGAGGATTATGCCTGATTTGAGACCCGGAATGGCAATTAAGTATGAAGGAGAAATCTACCTTGTTATATCTTATCAGCATATTCATATGGGAAGGGGTGGGGCGACGATTAGAACACGCCTTAAAAACTTGAAAACTGGTCAAGTAAAAGAAGTAAGCCTTAGAGAATCTGATGAATATGAAGAGGTGACTCTCGAAAGGAAACCGGCCCATCTTTCTTATGTAGAGGGCGATAATTATCATTTTCTCGAGGCAGAGACTTTTGAGGATATTACTTTTACCAGTGAACAATTGGGTGAAGCGGTTTACTATTTAAAGGAGGGAGAAGAGGTAACTGTTCTTTATGTGGATGGTGTCCCTATTAACATCGAGCTTCCCACCTTTGTAATTCTTGAGGTTGTTGAAACTGACCCAGGACTTAGAGGGGATACCGCATCAGGCGGTTCAAAGCCTGCTAAACTGGAGACCGGGCTTGTCGTTCAAGTTCCACTCTTTATTAAGATTGGTGACAAGGTAAAAGTGGATACAAGAACCGGGGAATACTTAGAGAGGGCATAAAAATGAACCTTGAGAAATTAAAGAAACTCCTGGATTTTATGGAAGAGCATAACCTCCAGGAGATGGAACTAAAAGGGCTTTTTTACCACATAAAGCTGAAGAAGGCGAGTGAGACAAGTTATATACCCGTTGAGTCAGTTAATAAATCAGAAAAACAGGCGACTGTTTCTGTAGCATCTACTTCTAATCAGCCTTCAGAGACTAAGAAGGAGAGTGAAAACAATTATTATCAGATTCGTTCACCTATGGTGGGGACCTTTTACAGAAGTCCTTCTCCCGGTGCTGAACCCTATGTAAAAGAGGGTGATATTGTGAAAAAGGGGCAGGTTGTATGCATTATTGAAGCAATGAAGGTGATGAATGAAATAGAATCCGACGTCACTGGACGAATTGTGAAGGTCCTTGTTGAGAATGGAAAGCCCGTTGAATACAATCAGCCACTCTTTCTCGTAGATACAAACCTTTGAAAGTAGATATTGAGAGGTTTAAAGGCAACACCCCACTTAAGTTTTTAACATTTCTCGATGGTACCAAGTTTTACTTGGTTGGGGGGTGTGTAAGAGACCTCCTGCTTAACAGGCCTTTAAAAGACATAGATATAGTTTTAGAGAGGCAGAGT contains:
- a CDS encoding ribose-phosphate pyrophosphokinase, which produces MTNPGEIKLISGSNSRKLMEAIADYLKIEPCAYEVTRFKDGEIRVQIKESVRGHDVFIIQSTEPPADNLLELLLLVDAAKRASAKRITAVIPYFGYARQDRKDQPRVPISAKLVANLIQVAGTSRVLTLDLHADQIQGFFDIPVDNLYATPVFKEYFKNLDPSMDIVVAPDVGATKRARAVARRLGDVPIALIDKRRPEPNKAEVMNIVGDVKGKRCLIVDDIIDTGNTLVEAARALLSSGASEVKAVATHALFSDNCVEKLENSDLSEVVVTDSIPRAYHVKSNKIKILSVAPLIGDAIRRIHEEQSVSSLFI
- a CDS encoding 50S ribosomal protein L25, yielding MELEVKIREKTGKEVSKKLRKNGWIPAVVYGAHEENLHISVPLKELHELIKETHGEAKIVKLKAEDIEKDVLLKHVDRDPVTGEIIHADFQVIHKGEEIHVDVPLEIQGTAKGTKVGGILEVLHWHIPVRGEISKIPPQITIDVSELDIHDSIHVKDLKIEGVKILLHADEPIVTVIPPKRMEEVKAEAPAEEAAGTEGEEEKKEEK
- the pth gene encoding aminoacyl-tRNA hydrolase; translated protein: MRIFLVGIGNPGRTYRFTRHNIGQLFVDFVAGALDVSFQPGKGEYVYAKKGDLFLFKSLTYMNLSGLAVKSIVDDFEVEIAQELFVCHDDLDMEPFNVKVKYDGGSGGHRGIESCIYHLETLDFYRLKFGIGKPKGIDPKDYVLSQLSDDELNKFKDSFKIALEGIQVMLNEGREKGITFINTYGRRMNDG
- the efp gene encoding elongation factor P; the encoded protein is MPDLRPGMAIKYEGEIYLVISYQHIHMGRGGATIRTRLKNLKTGQVKEVSLRESDEYEEVTLERKPAHLSYVEGDNYHFLEAETFEDITFTSEQLGEAVYYLKEGEEVTVLYVDGVPINIELPTFVILEVVETDPGLRGDTASGGSKPAKLETGLVVQVPLFIKIGDKVKVDTRTGEYLERA
- the accB gene encoding acetyl-CoA carboxylase biotin carboxyl carrier protein; amino-acid sequence: MNLEKLKKLLDFMEEHNLQEMELKGLFYHIKLKKASETSYIPVESVNKSEKQATVSVASTSNQPSETKKESENNYYQIRSPMVGTFYRSPSPGAEPYVKEGDIVKKGQVVCIIEAMKVMNEIESDVTGRIVKVLVENGKPVEYNQPLFLVDTNL